From Pseudothermotoga thermarum DSM 5069, a single genomic window includes:
- the dnaA gene encoding chromosomal replication initiator protein DnaA → MKEKIIEALKAKLNRRVWESWFSTFDVKDIQDNVVVFQVGNLFIKDWLEKKYGQLIAKTLREVFDKPVEYRIEYTSIQQDIDDNDEPVVKKRPLILTPLNPILTFENFVVGPNNMFAYSACLEVAKNPGKYNPLFLYGGVGLGKTHLIQAIGHYLFKYQPDLRVIYLTSERFLNELVDSIKKGKVQEFREKFRTKIDVLLLDDIQFLTGKMGIQMELFHTFNDLYNAGKQIVICSDRDPSDLNGFQDRLISRFQMGVVAKLEKPDEETSFKIARKMVEIEGGQLDEEVLRLVARYFSDNLRRLRGSIVKLLMHQQITGEQVNCETAKQLLDINPVGRNLNLSDKLIYALCEEFSVSPQELLGNSRRKDIIIARQIGIYVAKNVLGLSLRQVAELFNKSHPTVSHAIEKVKELLESQNQEIKSKVEKISKMISVKAYGQIV, encoded by the coding sequence ATGAAAGAGAAAATCATAGAGGCTCTCAAAGCGAAGTTGAATCGACGGGTATGGGAAAGTTGGTTCAGCACGTTCGACGTAAAGGATATTCAAGATAACGTTGTGGTTTTCCAGGTTGGAAACCTTTTCATCAAAGATTGGCTGGAGAAAAAATACGGTCAACTGATTGCAAAAACGCTTAGAGAAGTTTTCGATAAACCCGTTGAATACAGGATAGAATACACGTCGATTCAACAGGATATCGATGACAACGACGAACCAGTCGTTAAAAAACGTCCTTTGATTTTAACACCACTTAACCCAATTCTCACTTTTGAGAACTTTGTCGTTGGTCCAAACAACATGTTTGCGTACAGCGCATGTTTGGAAGTTGCAAAAAATCCTGGCAAGTACAATCCACTCTTTCTGTACGGTGGAGTTGGACTTGGTAAAACGCATTTGATTCAAGCTATAGGACATTATCTGTTCAAATACCAGCCTGATCTAAGGGTGATCTATTTAACAAGCGAAAGATTTCTCAACGAACTTGTTGATTCGATAAAGAAAGGGAAAGTTCAAGAATTCAGAGAAAAGTTTAGAACAAAAATCGACGTTCTACTTCTTGACGATATTCAATTTCTCACGGGCAAGATGGGAATTCAGATGGAGTTGTTTCACACCTTCAACGACCTTTACAACGCAGGTAAGCAAATTGTGATTTGTTCCGATCGAGATCCAAGCGATTTGAACGGTTTTCAGGACAGGTTGATTTCCAGGTTTCAAATGGGTGTTGTTGCAAAACTTGAAAAACCAGATGAGGAGACAAGTTTCAAAATAGCCAGAAAGATGGTTGAAATTGAGGGAGGACAACTGGACGAGGAAGTTTTGCGTTTGGTTGCTAGGTACTTCTCTGATAATTTGAGACGTCTACGTGGTAGCATCGTCAAGCTTTTGATGCACCAGCAAATCACAGGTGAACAGGTAAATTGTGAAACTGCAAAACAGCTGTTGGATATAAATCCTGTTGGAAGAAACTTAAATCTTTCGGACAAATTGATTTACGCTTTATGCGAAGAATTTAGTGTCAGTCCACAGGAACTTTTGGGAAACTCTAGGAGGAAGGACATCATCATCGCACGTCAAATTGGGATTTATGTTGCAAAAAACGTTTTGGGATTATCACTTAGACAAGTTGCCGAGCTTTTCAACAAATCGCATCCAACTGTTTCCCATGCGATTGAAAAAGTGAAAGAACTTCTT